From one Enterobacter kobei genomic stretch:
- the argH gene encoding argininosuccinate lyase, whose amino-acid sequence MALWGGRFTQAADQRFKQFNDSLRFDYRLAEQDIVGSVAWSKALVTVGVLTAQEQQQLEEALTILLEEVRLDPQQILTSDAEDIHSWVEGKLIDKVGALGKKLHTGRSRNDQVATDLKLWCKEQVSELLGANRQLQSALVETAQANQDAVMPGYTHLQRAQPVTFAHWCLAYVEMLARDESRLQDALKRMDVSPLGCGALAGTAYEIDREQLAGWLGFASATRNSLDSVSDRDHVLELLSDASIGMVHLSRFAEDLIFFNTGEAGFVELSDRVTSGSSLMPQKKNPDALELIRGKCGRVQGALTGMMMTLKGLPLAYNKDMQEDKEGLFDALDTWLDCLHMATLVLDGIQVKRPRCQEAAQQGYANATELADYLVAKGVPFREAHHIVGEAVVEAIAQGKPLEDLPLGDLQKFSSVIGDDVYPILSLQSCLDKRAAKGGVSPTQVASAIADARARLA is encoded by the coding sequence ATGGCACTTTGGGGCGGGCGTTTTACTCAGGCAGCGGATCAACGGTTCAAACAGTTCAACGACTCTTTGCGCTTTGACTACCGCCTGGCGGAGCAGGATATTGTTGGCTCTGTGGCCTGGTCTAAGGCGCTGGTAACGGTCGGCGTGCTGACGGCGCAGGAACAGCAACAGCTGGAAGAGGCGCTGACGATCCTGCTGGAAGAGGTTCGCCTCGATCCGCAGCAAATCCTTACCAGCGATGCCGAAGATATTCATAGCTGGGTGGAAGGCAAGCTCATCGACAAAGTGGGCGCGCTGGGTAAAAAATTGCATACCGGGCGTAGCCGTAATGACCAGGTGGCGACCGATCTGAAATTGTGGTGTAAAGAGCAGGTGAGCGAGCTGCTCGGCGCGAACCGCCAGTTACAGTCTGCGCTGGTGGAAACCGCGCAAGCGAACCAGGATGCGGTGATGCCAGGCTACACGCACCTGCAACGTGCGCAGCCGGTGACCTTTGCCCACTGGTGTCTGGCCTATGTTGAGATGCTGGCCCGTGATGAAAGTCGTTTACAGGATGCGCTCAAGCGGATGGACGTCAGCCCGTTAGGCTGCGGCGCGCTGGCAGGCACGGCGTATGAAATCGACCGTGAACAGCTGGCCGGCTGGCTGGGCTTTGCGTCGGCGACCCGTAACAGCCTCGACAGCGTATCGGATCGCGATCACGTGCTGGAGCTGCTGTCCGACGCCTCCATCGGCATGGTGCATCTGTCGCGTTTCGCTGAAGATCTGATCTTCTTCAACACCGGTGAAGCGGGCTTTGTGGAGTTGTCCGATCGCGTAACGTCCGGCTCGTCCTTAATGCCACAAAAGAAAAACCCGGATGCGCTGGAGCTGATCCGCGGCAAATGTGGCCGTGTACAGGGTGCGCTGACTGGTATGATGATGACCCTGAAAGGTCTGCCGCTGGCGTATAACAAAGATATGCAGGAAGACAAGGAAGGGCTGTTTGACGCGCTGGACACCTGGCTGGACTGCCTGCACATGGCCACGCTGGTACTGGACGGTATTCAGGTGAAACGCCCACGCTGTCAGGAAGCGGCGCAGCAGGGCTATGCGAATGCCACCGAGCTGGCGGATTATCTGGTTGCCAAAGGCGTGCCGTTCCGTGAAGCGCACCATATTGTCGGTGAGGCGGTCGTGGAAGCCATTGCTCAGGGTAAACCACTGGAAGATCTGCCGCTGGGCGATTTGCAAAAATTCAGCAGCGTCATCGGCGACGATGTCTACCCGATCCTTTCACTGCAATCCTGCCTTGATAAACGTGCGGCGAAAGGCGGCGTGTCACCAACGCAGGTGGCAAGCGCGATTGCCGATGCCCGGGCGCGTCTGGCATAA
- the argB gene encoding acetylglutamate kinase, which translates to MMNPLIIKLGGVLLDSEEALERLFTALVNYRESHQRPLVIVHGGGCVVDELMKQLNLPVTKKNGLRVTPADQIDIITGALAGTANKTLLAWAKKHHIASVGLYLGDGDSVSVTQLDEELGHVGHAKPGSPKLINTLLEGGFLPVVSSIGVTDDGQLMNVNADQAATALAATLGADLILLSDVSGILDGKGQRIAEMTAAKAEQLIDQGIITDGMIVKVNAALDAARTLGRPVDIASWRHAEQLPALFNGTPIGTRILA; encoded by the coding sequence ATGATGAATCCATTAATTATCAAGCTGGGTGGCGTACTGCTGGATAGCGAAGAAGCGCTGGAGCGCCTGTTTACGGCGCTGGTGAATTATCGTGAGTCCCATCAGCGCCCGCTGGTTATTGTGCATGGCGGCGGCTGCGTGGTGGATGAGCTGATGAAGCAGCTTAACCTGCCGGTCACCAAGAAAAATGGTCTGCGCGTGACCCCGGCCGATCAAATCGACATCATCACCGGCGCGCTGGCGGGTACCGCGAACAAGACGTTGCTGGCATGGGCGAAGAAACATCATATCGCCTCGGTTGGCCTGTACCTCGGCGATGGCGACAGCGTGAGCGTGACACAGCTCGATGAAGAACTGGGCCACGTGGGCCACGCCAAACCTGGCTCGCCAAAACTTATCAACACTCTGCTGGAGGGCGGTTTTCTGCCGGTGGTCAGCTCAATTGGCGTGACCGACGACGGGCAGTTAATGAACGTCAACGCAGACCAGGCGGCTACCGCGCTGGCGGCGACGCTGGGCGCGGATTTGATCCTGCTGTCTGACGTGAGCGGCATTCTCGACGGTAAAGGTCAGCGCATTGCGGAAATGACCGCGGCAAAAGCCGAGCAGCTGATCGACCAGGGGATTATTACCGACGGCATGATCGTGAAAGTAAACGCCGCGCTGGATGCCGCCCGCACGCTGGGCCGTCCGGTGGACATCGCCTCATGGCGTCATGCGGAACAACTTCCGGCGCTGTTCAATGGCACGCCGATTGGCACCCGTATTCTGGCGTAA
- the argC gene encoding N-acetyl-gamma-glutamyl-phosphate reductase produces MLNTLIVGASGYAGAELVSYVNRHPHMNITALTVSAQSNDAGKRISDLHPQLKGIVDLPLQPMSDISEFTDGVDVVFLATAHEVSHDLAPQFLAAGCVVFDLSGAFRVNDAGFYEKYYGFTHQHPDLLEKAVYGLAEWNADKLKDANLIAVPGCYPTAAQLSLKPLIDAGLLDLSQWPVINATSGVSGAGRKAAISNSFCEVSLQPYGVFNHRHHPEITTHLGAEVIFTPHLGNFPRGILETLTCRLKPGVDSAQIAQAFQQAYANKPLVRLYDKGVPALKNVVGLPFCDIGFAVSDQHLIVVATEDNLLKGAAAQAVQCANIRFGYAETQSLI; encoded by the coding sequence ATGTTGAATACGCTGATTGTGGGCGCTAGCGGTTATGCGGGCGCTGAGCTTGTAAGCTACGTGAATCGCCATCCTCATATGAACATAACCGCTTTGACCGTGTCAGCGCAAAGCAATGATGCGGGAAAGCGCATCTCCGATTTGCATCCGCAGCTGAAAGGCATTGTTGATCTGCCTTTACAGCCGATGTCCGACATCAGCGAGTTTACCGACGGCGTGGACGTGGTATTTCTGGCAACTGCCCATGAAGTCAGCCATGACCTTGCGCCGCAGTTTCTGGCGGCGGGCTGCGTGGTGTTCGACCTCTCCGGCGCGTTCCGCGTAAACGATGCCGGGTTCTACGAAAAATATTATGGTTTCACCCATCAGCATCCGGATCTGCTGGAAAAAGCGGTCTATGGCCTGGCGGAGTGGAATGCCGATAAGCTGAAAGACGCCAATTTGATCGCCGTGCCGGGCTGTTATCCAACGGCGGCGCAGTTGTCGCTGAAGCCGTTGATCGACGCCGGGCTGCTGGATCTTTCCCAGTGGCCGGTGATCAACGCCACCAGCGGCGTCAGCGGTGCGGGGCGTAAGGCGGCCATCTCGAACAGTTTTTGTGAAGTGAGTCTGCAACCCTATGGCGTGTTTAATCACCGCCATCACCCGGAAATCACCACTCATCTGGGCGCTGAGGTGATCTTTACGCCGCATCTGGGCAACTTCCCGCGTGGCATTCTGGAAACCCTCACCTGCCGCCTTAAACCTGGCGTCGACAGCGCGCAGATCGCTCAGGCTTTTCAGCAGGCGTATGCGAATAAACCGCTGGTGCGTCTGTATGACAAAGGCGTCCCGGCGCTGAAAAACGTGGTGGGCCTGCCGTTCTGCGACATTGGTTTCGCGGTATCGGATCAGCATCTCATCGTGGTGGCGACCGAAGATAACCTGTTGAAAGGTGCGGCGGCGCAGGCAGTGCAGTGTGCAAACATTCGTTTCGGCTATGCTGAAACGCAGTCTCTTATTTAA
- the argE gene encoding acetylornithine deacetylase — protein MKMSLPPFIEIYRALIATPSISATEEALDQSNATLINLLGGWFGDLGFKVDIQPVPGTRNKFNMLASAGQGSGGLLLTGHTDTVPFDDGRWTRDPFTLTEHDNKLYGLGTADMKGFFAFILDALRDVDVTTLKKPLYVLATADEETSMAGARYFAEHAEIRPDCAIIGEPTSLQPVRAHKGHISNAIRILGQSGHSSDPARGVNAIELMHESIGHILQLRDTLKERYHFDAFTVPYPTLNLGHIHGGDAANRICACCELHMDIRPLPGMTLNDLEGLLNEALAPVSERWPGRVNIAELHPPIPGYECPPDHQLVEVVEKLLGTQTEVVNYCTEAPFIQTLCPTLVLGPGSINQAHQPDEYLETRFIKPTRELITQVVHHFCWH, from the coding sequence ATGAAAATGAGTCTACCGCCGTTTATCGAGATTTACCGCGCCCTGATAGCCACACCGTCTATCAGTGCAACGGAAGAAGCGCTGGATCAGAGTAATGCGACTTTAATCAATCTGCTGGGCGGCTGGTTTGGCGATCTCGGGTTTAAAGTGGACATCCAGCCGGTTCCCGGCACACGCAATAAATTCAATATGCTCGCCAGCGCGGGCCAGGGATCGGGCGGTTTACTGTTAACCGGTCACACCGATACCGTGCCGTTTGACGATGGTCGCTGGACGCGGGATCCCTTTACCCTCACCGAGCATGACAACAAACTCTACGGCCTCGGCACTGCCGACATGAAAGGCTTTTTTGCCTTCATTCTTGATGCGCTGCGTGACGTGGATGTGACGACGCTTAAAAAGCCGCTCTACGTACTGGCAACCGCCGATGAAGAAACCAGCATGGCAGGCGCGCGTTACTTCGCAGAACACGCGGAGATCCGCCCGGACTGCGCCATTATCGGTGAGCCTACATCATTGCAACCGGTACGCGCCCACAAAGGGCACATCTCGAATGCCATCCGCATTCTCGGTCAGTCCGGTCACTCCAGCGATCCGGCACGCGGCGTCAACGCTATCGAACTGATGCACGAGTCCATCGGCCATATCCTGCAACTGCGCGACACGCTGAAAGAACGCTATCACTTTGACGCCTTTACCGTGCCTTATCCGACGCTCAACCTCGGCCATATTCACGGCGGTGACGCGGCGAACCGCATTTGCGCCTGCTGTGAACTGCATATGGATATTCGTCCGTTGCCGGGCATGACGCTTAACGATCTGGAAGGACTGCTCAATGAAGCGCTGGCACCGGTAAGCGAGCGCTGGCCGGGTCGCGTCAATATCGCCGAACTGCATCCGCCAATCCCCGGCTACGAATGCCCGCCGGATCACCAGTTGGTCGAGGTCGTGGAAAAACTGCTCGGCACGCAAACCGAGGTCGTGAACTACTGCACCGAAGCACCGTTTATTCAAACGCTGTGCCCAACGCTGGTGTTAGGCCCCGGCTCGATTAATCAGGCTCACCAGCCGGATGAATATCTGGAAACGCGCTTCATTAAGCCAACCCGGGAGCTAATTACCCAGGTTGTGCATCACTTCTGCTGGCATTAA
- the ppc gene encoding phosphoenolpyruvate carboxylase: MNEQYSALRSNVSMLGKLLGDTIKDALGENILDRVETIRKLSKSSRAGNEADRQELLTTLQNLSNDELLPVARAFSQFLNLANTAEQYHSISPKGEGASNPEIIARTLRKLKDQPELNEDTIKKAVESLSLELVLTAHPTEITRRTLIHKMVEVNNCLKQLDNKDIADYERNQLMRRLRQLIAQSWHTDEIRKHRPSPVDEAKWGFAVVENSLWEGVPNYLRELNEQLEENLGYKLPVDFVPVRFTSWMGGDRDGNPNVTADITRHVLLLSRWKATDLFLKDIQVLISELSMVECTDELREMVGSEGAQEPYRYLLKGLRGQLMATQAWLEARLKGQRLPKPAGLLTNNEQLWDPLYACYKSLQACGMSIIANGELLDTLRRVKCFGVPLVRIDVRQESTRHTEALGELTRYLGIGDYESWSEADKQAFLIRELNSKRPLLPRNWEPSDDTREVFNTCKAIVDAPQGSVAAYVISMAKTPSDVLAVHLLLKEAGIGFALPVAPLFETLDDLNNANDVMTQLLNIDWYRGFIQGKQMVMIGYSDSAKDAGVMAASWAQYQAQDALIKTCEKAGIALTLFHGRGGSIGRGGAPAHAALLSQPPGSLKGGLRVTEQGEMIRFKYGLPDITISSLSLYTGAILEANLLPPPEPKDAWRHIMDELSDISCDMYRGYVRENESFVPYFRSATPEQELGKLPLGSRPAKRRPTGGVESLRAIPWIFAWTQNRLMLPAWLGAGAALQKVVEDGKQSELEAMCRDWPFFSTRLGMLEMVFSKADLWLAEYYDQRLVKPELWGLGSELRDQLEADIKVVLDIANDSHLMADLPWIAESIQLRNIYTDPLNVLQAELLHRSRQAEEEGKEADPCVEQALMVTIAGVAAGMRNTG, encoded by the coding sequence ATGAACGAACAATATTCCGCTTTGCGTAGTAATGTCAGTATGCTCGGCAAGCTACTGGGAGATACCATCAAGGACGCACTGGGAGAGAACATTCTCGACCGCGTTGAAACGATCCGTAAGCTCTCAAAATCCTCCCGTGCAGGTAACGAAGCCGACCGCCAGGAACTGCTTACCACCTTGCAGAACCTGTCCAACGATGAGCTGTTACCGGTGGCCCGTGCCTTCAGCCAGTTCCTGAACCTGGCGAATACCGCCGAGCAATACCACAGCATATCGCCAAAAGGCGAAGGGGCCAGCAATCCGGAAATCATCGCCCGCACCCTCAGAAAGCTGAAAGACCAGCCCGAACTCAATGAAGACACCATCAAGAAAGCCGTGGAGTCCCTGTCGCTGGAGCTGGTGCTGACCGCCCATCCGACAGAAATCACCCGCCGCACGCTGATCCACAAAATGGTGGAAGTGAATAACTGCTTAAAGCAGCTTGATAACAAAGACATTGCCGATTACGAGCGTAACCAACTGATGCGCCGCCTGCGCCAGTTGATCGCCCAGTCGTGGCATACAGACGAAATCCGTAAACATCGCCCAAGCCCGGTGGACGAAGCCAAATGGGGCTTTGCCGTGGTGGAAAACAGCCTGTGGGAAGGCGTCCCGAATTACCTGCGCGAGCTGAACGAACAGCTGGAAGAAAACCTCGGCTATAAGCTGCCGGTGGATTTTGTCCCGGTACGCTTCACCTCGTGGATGGGCGGCGATCGTGACGGCAACCCGAACGTCACCGCCGACATCACCCGCCACGTCCTGCTGCTGAGCCGCTGGAAAGCCACCGATCTGTTCCTGAAAGATATTCAGGTGCTGATCTCTGAACTGTCGATGGTGGAATGCACCGACGAGTTGCGTGAAATGGTCGGCAGCGAAGGCGCGCAGGAGCCGTACCGCTACCTGCTGAAAGGGCTACGCGGCCAGTTGATGGCTACCCAGGCCTGGCTTGAAGCCCGTCTGAAAGGCCAGCGCCTGCCGAAACCCGCAGGATTACTGACCAATAACGAACAGCTGTGGGATCCGCTGTACGCCTGCTACAAATCGTTGCAGGCCTGCGGCATGTCCATCATCGCTAACGGCGAACTGCTCGACACCCTGCGCCGCGTCAAATGCTTTGGCGTACCGCTGGTGCGTATTGATGTGCGTCAGGAAAGCACCCGCCATACCGAAGCGCTGGGCGAACTGACCCGCTACCTCGGCATCGGTGATTACGAAAGCTGGTCAGAGGCCGATAAACAGGCGTTCCTGATCCGCGAACTGAATTCCAAACGTCCGCTGCTGCCGCGCAACTGGGAGCCAAGCGACGACACCCGTGAAGTGTTTAACACCTGCAAAGCGATCGTCGATGCGCCGCAAGGATCCGTTGCCGCCTATGTGATCTCAATGGCGAAAACGCCGTCTGACGTGCTGGCCGTGCATTTGCTGCTCAAAGAAGCGGGTATCGGCTTTGCTCTGCCGGTCGCGCCGCTGTTTGAAACCCTCGACGACCTCAACAACGCCAATGACGTCATGACCCAGTTGCTGAATATCGACTGGTATCGCGGCTTCATTCAGGGCAAACAGATGGTGATGATTGGCTATTCCGACTCCGCGAAAGATGCGGGCGTGATGGCGGCCTCCTGGGCGCAATACCAGGCACAGGACGCGCTGATCAAAACCTGCGAAAAAGCGGGCATCGCGCTGACGCTGTTCCACGGACGTGGCGGCTCTATCGGTCGTGGCGGCGCACCGGCACACGCGGCGCTGCTCTCGCAACCGCCAGGCAGCCTGAAAGGCGGTCTGCGTGTAACTGAACAGGGCGAGATGATCCGCTTTAAGTACGGTCTGCCGGATATCACCATCAGCAGTCTGTCCCTCTATACCGGCGCGATCCTCGAAGCGAACCTGCTGCCACCGCCGGAGCCGAAAGACGCCTGGCGCCATATTATGGACGAGCTGTCTGACATCTCCTGCGACATGTACCGTGGCTATGTACGCGAGAACGAAAGCTTTGTGCCCTATTTCCGTTCGGCGACGCCGGAGCAGGAACTTGGCAAACTGCCGCTGGGTTCACGCCCGGCCAAACGTCGCCCGACCGGTGGCGTCGAATCGCTGCGCGCCATCCCGTGGATCTTCGCCTGGACGCAAAACCGCTTAATGCTGCCCGCCTGGCTGGGCGCAGGCGCGGCGCTGCAAAAAGTGGTGGAAGACGGCAAGCAGAGCGAGCTGGAAGCCATGTGTCGTGACTGGCCGTTCTTCTCCACCCGTCTGGGGATGCTGGAAATGGTGTTTTCCAAAGCCGACCTGTGGCTGGCGGAATACTACGATCAGCGTCTGGTGAAACCGGAACTGTGGGGGCTGGGCAGCGAACTGCGCGACCAGCTGGAAGCGGACATCAAAGTGGTGCTGGATATCGCCAACGACTCCCATCTGATGGCCGACCTGCCGTGGATCGCCGAGTCAATTCAGCTGCGTAACATCTATACCGATCCGCTTAACGTTCTGCAGGCCGAACTGCTCCACCGTTCGCGTCAGGCGGAAGAAGAAGGTAAAGAGGCGGATCCGTGCGTGGAACAGGCGCTGATGGTCACCATCGCCGGCGTTGCTGCCGGTATGCGTAATACCGGCTAA
- a CDS encoding helix-turn-helix transcriptional regulator — protein MPFDLSHHLTRLADDPTLLQRVWFDRGAGPVPDGATQTDFPRLVIVLDGEITDGSDPVLLAENDVLYLPAGHWNVPQWYQPATTLTIHFEKQYLHFSVQRWDGTALQTLSNAQVARRGPRIGSFLLQTLSELQMQPHEQRTARLTVMSLLSHCADLLGSQIQTASRSQALFEAIRHYIDENYAAPLTRESVAQAFYISPNYLSHLFANSGTTGFNAYLNHIRLEHARMLLKNYDLKINEVAHACGFVDSNYFCRLFRKTTERTPSEYRRQYHSQLSKTHL, from the coding sequence ATGCCATTCGATCTCAGTCATCACCTCACCCGGTTAGCAGACGATCCCACCCTGTTGCAGCGCGTCTGGTTTGACCGTGGCGCAGGACCCGTTCCGGACGGGGCCACGCAGACTGATTTTCCCCGGCTGGTGATCGTGCTCGACGGCGAAATAACTGACGGCAGCGATCCGGTTTTGCTGGCGGAAAATGACGTGCTCTATCTTCCCGCCGGTCACTGGAATGTCCCGCAGTGGTACCAGCCCGCCACCACCCTGACTATCCACTTTGAAAAACAATACCTGCATTTCAGCGTTCAGCGCTGGGACGGAACCGCGCTGCAAACTCTGAGTAACGCACAGGTAGCGCGCCGTGGCCCACGTATCGGTTCTTTTTTGTTGCAGACGCTCAGCGAATTACAGATGCAGCCTCACGAGCAGCGCACCGCCCGTCTTACCGTGATGAGCCTGCTCAGCCATTGCGCCGATCTGCTGGGCAGCCAGATCCAGACTGCTTCCCGCAGTCAGGCGCTGTTTGAAGCCATACGCCACTACATCGACGAAAATTATGCCGCGCCGCTCACCCGTGAATCGGTGGCGCAGGCGTTTTATATTTCCCCTAACTATCTGTCGCACCTGTTTGCGAACAGCGGGACGACTGGCTTTAATGCGTATCTGAATCACATCCGGCTGGAACATGCCCGCATGTTGCTGAAAAATTACGATCTGAAGATAAACGAAGTGGCCCATGCCTGCGGCTTCGTTGACAGCAACTATTTCTGCCGCCTGTTCCGCAAAACCACCGAGCGCACCCCGTCCGAATACCGCCGCCAGTATCACAGCCAGCTGTCCAAAACACACCTGTGA
- the fsa gene encoding fructose-6-phosphate aldolase: MELYLDTANVAEVERLARIYPLAGVTTNPSIIAAGKQPLQEVLPRLQRAIGPDGTLFAQVMSRTAEGMVADARRLNDIVPGIIVKVPVTAEGLAAIKMLKKADIVTLGTAVYSAAQGLLAALAGAKYVAPYVNRVDAQGGDGIRMVQELQSLLERHAPESRVLAASFKTPRQALDCLLTGCQAITLPLEVAQQMLGTPAVEAAIEKFEQDWQNAFGTLTL; the protein is encoded by the coding sequence ATGGAACTCTATCTGGACACGGCCAACGTTGCCGAAGTCGAACGCCTGGCGCGGATTTATCCGCTGGCGGGCGTGACCACCAATCCGAGCATAATCGCCGCCGGTAAGCAGCCGTTGCAGGAGGTGCTGCCGCGCCTGCAACGGGCCATTGGGCCGGACGGTACGCTGTTCGCGCAGGTGATGAGCCGCACGGCAGAGGGCATGGTGGCAGACGCCCGCCGCCTGAATGACATCGTGCCGGGCATCATCGTCAAAGTTCCGGTCACCGCCGAAGGGCTGGCTGCTATCAAAATGTTAAAAAAAGCGGACATTGTGACGCTGGGTACCGCGGTGTACAGCGCAGCGCAGGGTTTGCTGGCGGCGCTGGCGGGGGCGAAATACGTTGCGCCCTACGTCAACCGCGTGGATGCACAGGGCGGCGACGGTATTCGCATGGTGCAGGAACTGCAAAGCCTGCTGGAGAGGCATGCGCCAGAGAGCAGGGTGCTGGCGGCCAGTTTTAAAACACCACGCCAGGCGCTCGACTGTCTGCTGACCGGATGTCAGGCAATTACGCTACCCTTAGAAGTAGCGCAACAAATGCTCGGTACGCCGGCCGTCGAGGCGGCAATAGAGAAATTCGAGCAGGACTGGCAAAACGCCTTTGGCACGTTAACGCTGTAA
- the gldA gene encoding bifunctional L-1,2-propanediol dehydrogenase/glycerol dehydrogenase, producing MDHIIQSPGKYIQGADVLTRLGDYLKPLAESWLVVGDKFVLGFAQETLQKSFDDADLSADIVPFGGECSQTEIDRLRALAEEADCTAVLGIGGGKTLDTAKALAHYMHVPVAIAPTIASTDAPCSALSVIYTEAGEFERYLMLPKNPDLVIVDTKVVAGAPARLLAAGIGDALATWFEARACARSGATTMAGGQCTQAALALAELCYNTLLEQGEKAMLAAEQHVVTAALERVVEANTYLSGVGFESGGLAAAHAVHNGLTAIPDAHHFYHGEKVAFGTLTQLVLENASVEEIETVASLCHSVGLPITLAQLDIKTDVPAKMRRVAETACAEGETIHNMPGGATPDEVYAALIVADQYGQRFLEEWE from the coding sequence ATGGACCACATTATTCAATCGCCGGGTAAATACATTCAGGGTGCTGATGTACTCACCCGGCTGGGAGACTATCTGAAACCGCTGGCGGAGAGCTGGCTGGTGGTCGGTGACAAATTCGTTTTAGGTTTTGCGCAGGAGACGCTGCAAAAAAGTTTTGATGATGCCGATCTGAGCGCCGATATCGTGCCCTTTGGCGGCGAATGTTCGCAAACGGAGATCGATCGTCTGCGCGCGCTGGCTGAAGAGGCAGACTGTACGGCGGTGCTGGGCATTGGCGGCGGTAAAACCCTGGATACCGCCAAAGCGCTGGCGCATTACATGCACGTCCCGGTGGCGATTGCACCGACCATCGCCTCAACCGATGCGCCATGCAGCGCGCTGTCGGTGATCTACACCGAGGCCGGTGAATTCGAACGTTATCTGATGTTGCCGAAAAACCCGGATCTGGTGATTGTCGATACCAAAGTGGTGGCGGGCGCGCCTGCGCGTCTGCTGGCCGCCGGCATCGGCGATGCGCTGGCGACCTGGTTTGAAGCGCGCGCCTGCGCCCGCAGCGGGGCGACGACCATGGCGGGTGGACAGTGCACCCAGGCGGCGCTGGCGCTGGCCGAGCTGTGTTACAACACCTTGCTGGAGCAGGGTGAAAAAGCAATGCTGGCAGCCGAACAGCATGTAGTGACCGCCGCACTGGAGCGCGTAGTGGAAGCCAATACCTATCTCAGCGGCGTCGGCTTTGAAAGCGGCGGACTGGCGGCAGCTCACGCGGTTCATAATGGTCTGACGGCGATCCCGGACGCGCACCATTTTTACCACGGCGAAAAAGTGGCGTTCGGTACGCTGACGCAACTGGTGTTAGAAAACGCATCGGTGGAAGAGATCGAAACCGTGGCGTCGCTGTGTCACAGCGTGGGCCTGCCGATCACCCTCGCCCAGTTAGATATTAAAACCGATGTGCCGGCGAAAATGCGGCGGGTGGCGGAAACGGCCTGCGCGGAAGGGGAAACCATTCACAATATGCCGGGCGGTGCCACGCCTGACGAAGTGTACGCGGCGCTGATTGTCGCCGATCAGTACGGTCAGCGTTTCCTGGAAGAGTGGGAATAA
- the metF gene encoding methylenetetrahydrofolate reductase, translating to MSFFHANQREALNQSLAEVQGQINVSFEFFPPRTSEMEQTLWHSIDRLSSLKPKFVSVTYGANSGERDRTHSIIKGIKDKTGLEAAPHLTCIDASRDELRTIAQDYWNNGIRHIVALRGDLPPGGGKPDMYATDLVALLKEVADFDISVAAYPEVHPEAKSAQSDLLNLKRKIDAGANRAITQFFFDVESYLRFRDRCASTGIDVEIIPGILPVSNFKQAKKFADMTNVRIPAWMSQMFNGLDDDAETRKLVGANIAMDMVKILSREGVKDFHFYTLNRAEMSYAICHTLGVRPAL from the coding sequence ATGAGCTTTTTTCACGCCAACCAGCGGGAAGCCCTGAATCAGAGCCTGGCAGAAGTGCAGGGGCAGATTAATGTATCTTTTGAGTTTTTCCCGCCGCGTACCAGTGAAATGGAACAGACTTTATGGCATTCCATCGATCGCCTGAGCAGCCTGAAGCCAAAATTTGTCTCCGTGACTTATGGCGCCAATTCCGGCGAGCGCGACCGCACGCACAGCATTATTAAAGGCATCAAAGATAAAACCGGTCTGGAAGCGGCCCCGCATCTGACCTGTATTGATGCCAGCCGCGACGAGCTGCGCACCATCGCCCAGGATTACTGGAACAATGGCATCCGTCATATCGTGGCGCTGCGTGGCGATCTGCCGCCGGGCGGCGGTAAGCCGGATATGTACGCCACCGATCTGGTTGCGCTGTTAAAAGAGGTCGCCGATTTTGATATTTCCGTTGCCGCCTATCCGGAAGTTCACCCGGAAGCGAAAAGCGCGCAGTCGGATCTGCTGAACCTGAAACGCAAAATCGATGCCGGGGCTAACCGTGCCATCACGCAGTTTTTCTTCGATGTAGAAAGCTACCTGCGTTTCCGTGACCGCTGCGCGTCGACCGGCATCGACGTGGAAATCATTCCGGGTATTTTGCCGGTCTCTAACTTTAAGCAGGCGAAAAAATTCGCTGACATGACCAACGTACGTATCCCGGCGTGGATGTCACAGATGTTCAACGGGCTGGACGATGACGCCGAAACCCGCAAGCTGGTGGGCGCGAATATCGCCATGGACATGGTGAAGATTTTAAGCCGCGAAGGGGTGAAGGATTTCCACTTCTATACGCTGAACCGCGCCGAAATGAGCTACGCCATTTGCCATACGCTGGGTGTTCGCCCGGCGCTGTAA